A genomic stretch from Empedobacter stercoris includes:
- a CDS encoding helix-turn-helix domain-containing protein, whose protein sequence is MEKNDYKSNLNKKLCEYITIRFLSNFNNISNNNSQNKYAKAVGVTSSTISKISKGDGYNIPLSTIALILKYEKISLSDFFEDFNKFYNN, encoded by the coding sequence ATGGAAAAAAACGATTATAAAAGTAACCTCAATAAAAAATTATGTGAATATATCACAATTCGCTTTTTATCCAATTTTAATAATATAAGCAATAATAATAGCCAAAATAAATACGCAAAAGCAGTCGGAGTAACATCTTCAACAATTAGTAAAATATCTAAAGGAGATGGGTACAATATTCCATTATCTACTATAGCTTTAATTTTAAAGTATGAAAAAATTAGCTTGTCAGATTTTTTTGAAGACTTTAATAAATTTTATAATAATTAA
- a CDS encoding ParA family protein, whose protein sequence is MRLIFFNHKGGVSKTTTSFNLGWKLAELGNKVLLVDADPQCNLTGLILKDSFEEYYIEDITKNNNLKDGVSPAFESKPEAISSFDCYQVPRNQNIYLLPGHPNLTELEPQLSFAQNSNNAFSTMQNLPGAFNSLIELMVEKYNIDFVIFDVNPGLGAINQNLFSISDLFLIPTNPDPFSLMAIKTLSFVLPRWGIQAQQMHTMFSNSSYPFPQKTPKLGGLLIQRFNIRNGKPNAPFRNNMDEILEEVDSSLVPALNSSNMLLNNDAYLNNIIPNHYCIAEIPDFQSLIQKSSQLGIPVFAIEDEEMGHSGTVLNQMKDKRDFFNNMFNDFAQQIIHIKNYVSSQNTI, encoded by the coding sequence ATGAGATTAATTTTTTTTAATCATAAAGGTGGTGTTAGTAAAACAACCACTTCTTTTAATTTAGGTTGGAAATTAGCAGAATTAGGTAATAAAGTTTTACTAGTTGATGCTGACCCTCAATGTAATTTAACTGGTCTTATATTAAAAGATTCATTTGAAGAATACTACATTGAAGACATTACAAAAAATAACAATTTAAAAGATGGAGTAAGTCCAGCTTTTGAAAGTAAACCTGAAGCAATATCTTCGTTTGATTGTTATCAAGTTCCAAGAAATCAAAATATTTATCTTTTACCTGGGCATCCTAATTTAACTGAACTTGAACCTCAATTAAGTTTTGCACAAAATTCAAATAATGCATTTTCTACAATGCAAAATCTTCCAGGGGCTTTTAATTCTTTAATTGAATTGATGGTTGAAAAATACAATATAGATTTTGTAATATTTGATGTTAATCCAGGATTAGGAGCTATTAATCAAAATTTATTTTCAATTTCTGATTTATTTTTAATTCCTACTAATCCAGACCCATTCTCTTTGATGGCTATTAAAACACTTTCATTTGTATTGCCTAGATGGGGGATTCAAGCTCAACAAATGCATACTATGTTTTCCAATTCTTCTTATCCATTTCCTCAAAAAACACCGAAACTTGGTGGATTATTAATCCAAAGATTTAATATACGAAATGGTAAGCCAAATGCTCCATTTAGAAATAATATGGATGAAATTTTAGAAGAAGTAGATTCTTCTCTTGTTCCTGCATTAAATAGTTCAAATATGCTATTAAATAATGATGCGTACCTGAATAATATTATTCCAAATCATTATTGTATTGCTGAAATTCCTGACTTCCAAAGTTTAATTCAAAAATCAAGTCAATTAGGAATACCTGTATTTGCTATTGAAGATGAGGAAATGGGTCATTCAGGCACAGTTTTAAATCAAATGAAGGATAAAAGAGACTTCTTTAACAATATGTTCAATGATTTCGCTCAACAGATAATTCATATAAAAAATTATGTTTCAAGCCAAAACACAATTTGA
- a CDS encoding DUF6520 family protein, whose translation MKTNFLRKTLPIGVGMMAVAFAFATEGKSSYKSTEYATAYIYNDLEECEQVDATCNNIGTVSCTIGSKEVFEFKNGTQCSQNLMHWQP comes from the coding sequence ATGAAAACAAATTTTCTAAGAAAAACGCTACCTATCGGGGTAGGAATGATGGCTGTTGCTTTTGCATTTGCCACTGAAGGTAAATCTTCTTACAAATCTACAGAGTATGCAACTGCATATATTTACAATGATTTAGAAGAATGTGAACAGGTAGATGCCACTTGTAATAACATAGGAACTGTAAGTTGTACAATTGGTTCTAAAGAAGTATTTGAATTTAAAAATGGTACTCAATGTAGTCAAAACTTGATGCATTGGCAACCATAA
- a CDS encoding SusC/RagA family TonB-linked outer membrane protein, protein MKKFYFKLSRQSFTVLLGLFCATPLLAQTGKTVTGTVKELQVPLVGVMVKEEGTDNSTFTDSNGQYSLTLQQDDAKLIFEQLDFPIREEEVLNRNVINVRFTKEEEGIQLKDVVVNAGYYSVKDKERTGSIARVTAKEIENQPVNNVLDALQGRVAGLEITPTTGTAGGGYTIRLRGQNSINAGNDPLFIIDGVPFDMNSMSYTSISNTVMPNSNINPLNSIDPKSIEKIEVLKDADATAIYGSRGANGVILITTKKGEKGKTTFNIDSSISVNSITKKVNLLNTEQYLMMRKKAFENDGITNYPTNAYDINGAWDQTRYTDWQKVLIGNTGTTNNTRLNIMGGSEQTSFMIGSNFMKETSVLYGDYKYKKLNAFVNLNHSSKDNRFKVGTVLIYGDDNNVLPIENLARTAKKLAPNAPALFDENGNLNWENNTWTNPIASTYSTYRSHANVLNTSFNMSYALTDQFTFKTNLGYNHSILKDKSFNLHTVRNPAYGNTSADSSVIMNENEKEVWSIEPQLDYHLSWTNSEITLNVGATFMMNEQNQLVTRGVGFADNALMNVMSAAKTFQFLQDISSQYKYNAIYGRFNYSLYQKYILNLTARRDGSSRFGEANKLANFGAIGAAWIFSKENFLNESSWLSFGKLRGSYGITGNDQIGDYQYLSTYSIKQDGYDGTTYLTPSRLHNPNFSWEKNRKIEGAIELAFLKNRLNLEVNYYHNQSNNQLIGYSLPATTGFKTIQANLDAVVVNKGLEIALHSTNIKKDKWQWETSFLITFPKNKLKAFENLAQSSYSNQYVIGQSINITKLYNFIGINPVNGTYMFEDYNNDGKISSADDRKVYTDFNPKWYGSLGNTIRYNNWNLEVLFQFSKKKAYNELHTLNAAGTFFNQPVSVMDEGRTQIYTTGSNTNAVVAQNYFYTSTGVVSDASFVRLKSLSINYNVPLKKNYKVVLYAQGFNLLTLTKYKGGDPEQIEDFLPPLKRIAFGTTISF, encoded by the coding sequence ATGAAAAAATTTTACTTCAAACTCAGTAGGCAGTCATTTACTGTATTATTGGGATTGTTTTGTGCAACACCATTGTTAGCACAAACAGGTAAAACCGTGACTGGAACGGTAAAAGAACTTCAAGTCCCACTAGTGGGTGTAATGGTAAAGGAGGAGGGAACCGATAATTCCACTTTTACTGATTCAAATGGACAGTATTCGTTGACTTTACAACAGGATGATGCTAAACTGATTTTTGAGCAATTGGATTTCCCAATTCGAGAAGAAGAGGTGTTGAATAGAAACGTGATAAATGTACGTTTCACAAAAGAAGAGGAGGGGATTCAGCTAAAAGATGTGGTGGTGAATGCAGGATACTACTCCGTAAAAGACAAAGAACGTACAGGTTCTATAGCACGTGTTACAGCAAAGGAAATTGAGAATCAACCTGTGAATAATGTGTTAGATGCCTTGCAAGGTAGAGTAGCAGGTTTAGAAATTACCCCAACTACAGGAACAGCAGGTGGTGGTTATACCATTCGGTTAAGAGGACAGAATAGTATAAATGCGGGGAATGATCCATTGTTTATAATAGATGGGGTTCCGTTTGATATGAATTCTATGTCTTACACCAGTATCTCCAATACCGTAATGCCCAATTCAAACATTAATCCGTTGAATTCTATCGATCCAAAATCAATCGAGAAGATTGAAGTTCTAAAAGATGCGGATGCCACAGCAATTTATGGTTCGCGTGGTGCCAATGGAGTGATTTTAATTACCACTAAAAAGGGAGAAAAGGGAAAAACTACATTTAATATAGATTCTTCAATTAGTGTCAATTCCATTACAAAAAAAGTAAATCTTCTAAATACAGAACAATACCTCATGATGCGAAAGAAAGCATTTGAAAACGATGGTATTACAAACTACCCAACAAATGCGTATGATATTAATGGAGCATGGGATCAAACACGATACACCGATTGGCAAAAAGTACTAATAGGGAATACAGGTACAACCAATAATACAAGACTAAATATTATGGGCGGTAGCGAGCAAACAAGTTTTATGATTGGGTCCAATTTTATGAAAGAAACTTCTGTTTTATACGGGGATTATAAGTATAAAAAATTGAATGCCTTTGTCAATCTTAATCATTCTTCTAAAGACAATAGATTTAAAGTAGGTACTGTCCTAATTTATGGAGATGATAACAATGTATTACCAATAGAAAATTTAGCGCGTACAGCTAAAAAATTAGCTCCCAATGCACCCGCTTTATTCGATGAAAATGGAAATTTAAATTGGGAAAATAATACATGGACAAACCCTATAGCATCTACTTATAGTACATATCGTAGTCATGCAAATGTGTTGAATACTAGCTTTAATATGAGCTATGCTTTAACGGATCAATTTACATTTAAAACGAATTTAGGTTATAATCATTCAATTTTAAAAGATAAAAGTTTCAATCTACATACAGTAAGAAACCCTGCTTATGGTAATACAAGTGCTGATAGTAGTGTCATAATGAATGAAAATGAAAAAGAAGTATGGTCAATAGAACCGCAATTGGATTATCATTTAAGTTGGACAAATAGTGAAATTACCTTGAATGTAGGAGCAACTTTTATGATGAACGAACAAAATCAGTTGGTTACAAGAGGAGTTGGCTTTGCAGATAATGCATTAATGAATGTGATGAGCGCAGCAAAAACATTTCAATTTCTGCAAGATATTTCTTCACAATATAAATACAATGCGATCTATGGACGATTTAATTACAGTTTGTATCAAAAATATATTCTTAATCTTACAGCAAGAAGAGATGGATCAAGTCGATTTGGAGAAGCCAATAAACTAGCAAATTTTGGTGCAATAGGCGCTGCTTGGATTTTTTCGAAAGAAAACTTTCTCAACGAATCATCTTGGTTAAGTTTCGGAAAATTGAGAGGGAGTTATGGAATTACTGGAAACGATCAAATAGGGGATTATCAGTATTTGAGTACGTATTCTATAAAACAAGACGGTTATGATGGAACAACCTATTTAACACCTTCTCGTTTACATAATCCGAATTTTTCATGGGAGAAAAATCGAAAGATAGAAGGAGCAATAGAATTGGCTTTTCTGAAAAATAGATTAAATCTTGAAGTAAACTATTACCACAATCAATCCAATAATCAGCTAATAGGTTATTCGTTACCTGCTACAACAGGGTTTAAAACAATTCAAGCAAATTTGGATGCAGTAGTGGTTAATAAAGGATTAGAAATTGCTCTCCATTCAACCAATATTAAGAAAGATAAATGGCAATGGGAAACATCCTTTTTAATTACATTTCCAAAGAATAAATTAAAAGCGTTCGAAAATCTAGCTCAATCCAGTTATAGCAACCAATATGTTATTGGGCAATCTATAAATATCACAAAACTATACAATTTTATAGGGATAAACCCTGTAAACGGAACTTATATGTTCGAGGATTATAACAATGATGGAAAAATAAGTAGTGCCGATGATCGTAAAGTATATACGGATTTCAATCCCAAATGGTACGGAAGTTTAGGAAATACCATTCGTTATAACAATTGGAATCTTGAGGTACTTTTTCAATTTTCGAAAAAGAAAGCCTACAACGAATTGCATACACTAAATGCAGCAGGTACATTCTTCAATCAACCTGTTTCGGTTATGGATGAAGGTCGTACGCAAATTTATACAACAGGCTCTAATACAAATGCTGTTGTTGCTCAAAATTATTTTTATACAAGTACTGGAGTTGTAAGTGATGCTTCTTTTGTGAGGTTAAAATCACTCTCGATAAACTACAATGTTCCTCTTAAGAAAAATTATAAAGTCGTTTTGTATGCACAAGGTTTTAATCTGCTAACGCTTACGAAATACAAAGGAGGGGATCCCGAACAAATTGAAGATTTTTTACCTCCTTTAAAACGTATCGCATTTGGAACAACTATCTCATTTTAA
- a CDS encoding HEPN domain-containing protein yields MFQAKTQFDKNIVRIKEIHDLYNHLKNDLHFNSSFLDDLLRGEIVYAVSGLDKFIHDIVKVGILESYNHLRPTTPSLNNFTFNYAQLKLISSPTPTININNEIEKIIIESHKHLSFQDPEKISSALSLIWLENHKWQKIASAMGMNESNLKIELKNIIIRRNQIVHEGDIDLFSNTIQTINQIDVENSVNFIDSLVNEIYNLVKL; encoded by the coding sequence ATGTTTCAAGCCAAAACACAATTTGATAAAAACATTGTTAGAATTAAAGAGATTCATGATTTATATAATCATTTAAAAAATGATTTACATTTTAATAGTTCTTTTTTAGATGACCTTCTAAGAGGAGAAATTGTATATGCTGTTTCTGGTTTAGATAAATTTATTCACGATATAGTTAAAGTTGGAATTTTAGAAAGTTATAATCATTTGAGGCCTACCACCCCTTCATTAAACAATTTCACTTTCAATTACGCACAACTTAAACTTATATCATCTCCAACACCAACAATTAATATTAACAATGAAATTGAAAAGATAATAATTGAAAGTCATAAACATTTGTCATTTCAAGACCCTGAAAAAATTTCATCAGCATTAAGTTTAATTTGGTTGGAAAATCATAAATGGCAAAAAATTGCTTCAGCTATGGGTATGAATGAAAGTAATCTTAAAATTGAACTTAAAAATATAATTATCAGAAGAAATCAGATTGTTCACGAAGGTGATATCGATTTATTTAGTAATACAATACAAACAATTAATCAAATTGACGTGGAAAATTCTGTAAATTTTATCGATAGTTTAGTAAATGAAATATATAACTTAGTTAAATTATAA
- a CDS encoding RagB/SusD family nutrient uptake outer membrane protein, with translation MKNNRTIYVINRFILLVAIFTLAACNDWIETDDPKGEIKIEKVYNNEQTANAAIASIYKDMKNDGLLSGSTNGSSVLFSLYADELDFYGSTSNNLSMFYTHQLLPSNTLVTSIWANNYRIIYETNLAIEALNNSTNLSLELKNKLIAEVLFIRAFTHFNLMNVYGKIPYITTPNYQINRYVYRDEIKIVYDNIEKDLLQAKGLLVNNVASNANNRATIYAVSTLLSKVYLYQEKWDKVVSETQGIVQNQNFSFQQPIENQYKKESKSTIFQFSSTINGENTLEGSYFIINTGPPTRVALRQDFINQFDTYTG, from the coding sequence ATGAAAAATAATAGAACAATATATGTGATAAATAGATTCATCCTATTAGTTGCCATATTTACATTGGCTGCTTGTAATGATTGGATTGAAACTGATGATCCTAAGGGAGAAATAAAAATTGAAAAGGTTTACAATAACGAGCAAACTGCTAATGCAGCAATTGCGAGTATTTACAAAGACATGAAAAATGATGGTTTGTTGTCGGGAAGTACAAATGGATCAAGCGTATTATTTAGTTTGTATGCAGATGAACTTGATTTTTATGGTTCTACGAGCAATAACCTTTCAATGTTTTATACCCATCAATTATTGCCTTCTAATACACTGGTAACGTCTATATGGGCAAATAATTATAGAATTATTTATGAAACAAATTTAGCTATAGAGGCATTAAATAATTCAACAAATTTATCCCTTGAGTTAAAAAATAAATTGATAGCAGAAGTGTTGTTTATAAGAGCATTTACGCACTTTAATTTAATGAATGTATATGGTAAAATACCCTATATCACTACACCCAATTATCAGATCAATCGATATGTTTACCGTGATGAAATAAAGATTGTTTACGATAATATCGAAAAAGATTTGCTCCAAGCAAAAGGTTTATTGGTAAATAATGTGGCGTCTAATGCGAATAACAGAGCAACTATATATGCAGTATCAACCCTATTAAGTAAGGTGTATTTATACCAAGAAAAATGGGACAAAGTAGTGAGTGAAACGCAAGGAATTGTTCAAAATCAGAACTTTTCATTTCAACAACCAATAGAAAATCAATATAAAAAAGAAAGCAAGTCTACAATATTTCAATTTTCATCGACAATAAATGGTGAAAATACGTTAGAAGGATCATATTTTATTATTAATACCGGACCTCCAACTCGGGTAGCTTTACGACAAGATTTTATAAATCAGTTTGATACATACACAGGATAA
- a CDS encoding RagB/SusD family nutrient uptake outer membrane protein, translated as MAVKEINIIREKAGLNPFNSSNPNEIKKELILQRKLELFTEHGNRWFDLKRWKIAEETLKPIKSNWKPRDLILPIPESELLINPNLNPQNDGY; from the coding sequence ATGGCAGTGAAAGAAATTAATATCATTCGAGAGAAAGCAGGGTTAAATCCGTTTAATTCTTCTAATCCAAATGAGATTAAAAAAGAACTTATACTTCAAAGAAAACTAGAATTGTTTACAGAACATGGAAATAGATGGTTTGATTTGAAACGTTGGAAAATAGCCGAGGAAACCCTAAAACCTATAAAATCAAATTGGAAACCAAGAGATTTAATTTTACCAATTCCAGAAAGCGAATTATTGATTAATCCTAATCTAAATCCTCAAAACGATGGCTATTAA
- a CDS encoding S9 family peptidase, producing the protein MAIKYVNSILVMLFVCSGYFANAQENQKTSNWTKHTLFTDVSSDGKWVVVNDMQDKNNVILVQTESGFRKELGPIILLKFLKNNDILSFVDDKSNLHLIDLKTLKIILQVEVLHKRYFTNHNQTIISYLRKGEKEKKDLQLLDLKSNKSYTIHDVENYQWHPAKDELIFLTSNMDSNTKTLKKWESGSENQQSLFITPKNEVKILGWQSDQKSILLLEDTVDGGILYTINTQNKEVKSLACKTLFSDEVVRKINGFDTTSDRNGIVFFNVDIVKSKNDNYSIWDTQDALIAPRKAVAEEYVLNKQSIRWDTKTNEFSIITSNKLNAVIIKPNYSYALAYDFLENEPSTEQYTVADLYLKNYEKGEEKLIVPAHYFSYDYLSFSPSGKYIMYFKDKNWWGYDTENDEHIKITIPSNYSLYKTNDMYYKHPTPYGVEGWSIYENEVFVYDEFDIWIYNIKNGTAKRLTASKGDISYRFNKKERKNTSHIDINQKLMLDLSTKDEQNGFAFFEKGKIIPIVLESNTIENAVCINKQTCFFKKFRYNVSPVIERVDLATKKRKIVYQSNPNLAKLDLGKSESIEYKNIKGNKSKGILLYPTNFNPTKQYPVIYYIYENMTYKVNQFASPTKHTEDGFNILNYILDGYFVFLPNLEYQIGNLGESIVVNIENSVEELVSRSYIDKNRLGLIGHSFGGYEAAFIATHSNLFKAIVAGSGVMDLVSWSHDVQWEGWFREQAWRLESQQFRMKDSYYTDKNNYIRNSPFYQVENMKTPLLLWAGKSDYNINWYQSIYMYMAMKKLNKEGKLILFNNDGHYLTRKENQEMLYNSILSWFNTYLK; encoded by the coding sequence ATGGCTATTAAATATGTCAATTCAATACTAGTTATGCTGTTTGTCTGTTCGGGATACTTTGCAAACGCGCAAGAGAATCAAAAAACTTCGAATTGGACTAAACATACTTTATTTACAGACGTAAGTAGCGACGGAAAGTGGGTTGTTGTAAATGATATGCAAGATAAAAATAATGTTATACTTGTACAGACAGAATCTGGTTTTCGAAAAGAATTGGGGCCAATCATTCTTTTGAAATTTTTGAAAAATAATGATATACTATCTTTTGTTGATGATAAATCAAATTTGCATCTAATTGATTTAAAAACACTAAAAATAATCTTGCAAGTTGAGGTATTACATAAAAGATATTTTACAAATCATAATCAAACGATAATTTCATACCTAAGAAAGGGCGAAAAAGAGAAAAAAGATTTACAGTTACTTGATTTGAAAAGTAACAAGTCATATACGATACACGATGTTGAAAACTACCAGTGGCATCCTGCCAAAGATGAGTTAATTTTTCTAACATCAAATATGGATTCTAACACTAAAACATTAAAAAAATGGGAATCGGGTTCAGAAAATCAGCAGTCTCTCTTTATAACTCCAAAAAATGAAGTGAAGATATTAGGGTGGCAAAGCGATCAAAAAAGTATACTTCTATTAGAAGACACGGTCGACGGAGGGATACTTTACACGATTAATACCCAAAATAAGGAGGTAAAATCTTTGGCTTGTAAAACATTATTTTCTGATGAGGTAGTTCGTAAAATAAATGGTTTTGATACTACTAGTGATCGTAATGGAATAGTCTTTTTTAATGTAGATATCGTAAAGAGTAAAAATGATAATTACAGTATTTGGGATACCCAAGATGCTTTAATCGCACCTAGAAAAGCTGTTGCTGAAGAATATGTTTTGAATAAACAGAGCATAAGATGGGATACAAAAACGAATGAATTTTCTATCATTACTTCAAATAAATTGAATGCTGTTATCATTAAACCTAACTATAGTTATGCATTAGCGTATGACTTTTTAGAAAATGAACCTTCTACAGAACAATATACAGTTGCCGATTTATACCTAAAAAATTATGAAAAAGGAGAAGAGAAATTAATTGTTCCTGCACATTATTTTTCTTACGACTATCTTTCATTTTCACCGAGTGGAAAATATATCATGTATTTTAAAGATAAAAACTGGTGGGGGTATGATACAGAAAATGATGAGCACATTAAAATTACCATACCATCAAATTATTCTTTATATAAAACAAACGATATGTATTATAAACATCCAACACCATATGGAGTAGAAGGGTGGTCTATATATGAAAATGAAGTATTTGTGTATGATGAGTTTGATATTTGGATATACAATATAAAAAATGGTACTGCTAAAAGGTTAACAGCTAGTAAAGGGGATATAAGTTATAGATTTAATAAAAAAGAACGAAAAAATACCTCTCACATTGATATCAATCAAAAGTTGATGTTAGATCTATCGACTAAAGATGAGCAAAATGGTTTTGCTTTTTTTGAAAAAGGTAAAATTATACCAATTGTCTTAGAATCCAATACGATTGAAAATGCTGTATGTATTAATAAGCAAACGTGTTTTTTTAAGAAGTTTAGGTATAACGTATCTCCTGTTATAGAGCGTGTAGATTTGGCTACGAAAAAAAGAAAGATAGTATATCAAAGTAATCCCAATTTGGCAAAGTTAGATTTAGGTAAAAGTGAAAGTATAGAATACAAGAACATAAAAGGAAACAAATCGAAAGGGATTTTACTTTACCCAACTAATTTTAATCCTACCAAACAATATCCTGTTATTTACTATATATACGAGAATATGACGTATAAAGTAAATCAGTTTGCAAGTCCAACAAAACATACGGAGGACGGTTTTAACATTCTTAATTATATATTGGATGGGTATTTTGTTTTTTTACCCAATTTAGAATATCAAATAGGGAATTTAGGTGAATCAATTGTCGTGAATATAGAAAATAGTGTAGAAGAACTAGTAAGTCGATCTTATATTGATAAGAATAGATTAGGACTAATAGGGCATTCGTTTGGTGGTTATGAAGCGGCATTTATAGCAACACATTCCAATTTGTTTAAGGCAATTGTAGCGGGTTCTGGCGTGATGGATTTGGTTTCTTGGTCGCATGATGTACAATGGGAAGGTTGGTTTAGAGAGCAAGCATGGAGGTTAGAAAGTCAGCAGTTTCGAATGAAAGATAGTTATTATACGGATAAAAATAACTACATAAGAAACTCACCTTTCTATCAGGTGGAAAACATGAAAACGCCTTTATTGTTGTGGGCTGGTAAATCTGATTATAATATAAATTGGTATCAAAGCATATATATGTATATGGCAATGAAAAAATTAAATAAAGAAGGTAAATTGATTTTATTTAATAACGATGGTCATTATTTAACTCGTAAAGAGAATCAAGAAATGTTATATAATTCAATCTTAAGTTGGTTTAATACATATTTAAAATAA
- a CDS encoding MauE/DoxX family redox-associated membrane protein — protein MRKIAPFVQTLICYLFIILFIYAAVSKLIDFETFQTQLGQSPLLASYAIPISYGVITIELVTAVLLMFDRFRTITLLISLLLMVMFTTYIVIILHFTAFTPCSCGGVLEKMGWTEHLIFNLVFVGLALIAIRITKSSQTWKGYIIEQTTLTIIGIVSVTIIYGLSEKKSQYNNAFTRKYIPHFAEKLTTLNLESTGYYIAGIDSCYAYLAHPNAPLFLRTYDYNTQNVTNNRIKIKNELLPYKRIITYVNSPYFYLGDGTVGIIEKGILYDYTTSLETIDNAYYNQYVPGKDDHFGLSVTSQKTKQTALALLYKTVDGFQLKINDTTLKSQQNGAFDLDGLLIWNEQHQIFLYVYYYKNEIIILDSMMNEKNVMKSIDSLNEPELDVAFYKKDQNYRLGPKTIRVNETIATYGDYLYIHSKRLGNFEEEHQSASIIDVYDLVNNHYLHSFYLYHKHKQQLRDFKIYQNSVFAVIDNEIYRYQLKK, from the coding sequence ATGAGAAAAATTGCACCGTTTGTACAAACACTCATCTGCTACCTATTTATTATTTTGTTTATTTACGCAGCAGTCAGTAAGCTTATCGATTTTGAAACCTTTCAAACACAGTTGGGACAATCGCCCTTATTAGCCAGTTATGCGATTCCTATTTCGTATGGAGTTATAACAATAGAACTGGTAACAGCGGTTCTTTTGATGTTTGATCGATTCCGAACAATTACTTTACTAATTTCACTTTTATTGATGGTTATGTTCACTACTTATATAGTCATTATTCTACATTTCACAGCATTTACACCATGTTCTTGCGGTGGAGTTTTAGAAAAAATGGGATGGACAGAACATTTGATTTTTAATCTCGTATTTGTTGGATTAGCTCTAATTGCCATTAGGATAACAAAATCCTCTCAAACATGGAAAGGCTATATAATTGAACAAACTACTCTTACAATAATCGGAATTGTTAGTGTAACCATTATATACGGTTTATCTGAAAAAAAATCTCAATATAATAATGCTTTTACACGTAAATACATTCCGCATTTTGCAGAAAAACTAACTACACTCAATCTAGAGTCCACAGGATATTATATAGCAGGTATTGATAGTTGCTATGCTTATTTAGCTCATCCTAATGCACCTTTATTTCTTAGAACTTATGATTATAATACACAAAATGTGACTAATAATCGGATCAAAATAAAAAATGAGCTACTCCCTTATAAACGAATAATAACATACGTTAACTCCCCTTATTTCTACTTAGGGGATGGAACAGTAGGAATTATAGAAAAAGGAATATTATATGATTACACGACTTCTCTTGAAACTATTGATAATGCTTATTACAATCAATATGTTCCTGGAAAAGATGATCATTTTGGTCTTTCTGTAACAAGTCAAAAAACTAAACAAACAGCACTCGCTTTATTGTATAAAACAGTAGATGGATTTCAACTAAAAATAAACGATACAACTCTAAAAAGCCAACAAAATGGAGCATTTGATTTGGATGGATTACTCATTTGGAATGAACAACATCAGATTTTTTTATATGTCTATTATTATAAAAATGAAATTATCATCCTTGATTCTATGATGAATGAAAAAAATGTTATGAAAAGCATCGATTCTTTAAATGAACCAGAACTTGATGTTGCTTTTTATAAAAAAGACCAAAACTATCGATTAGGTCCAAAGACAATTCGAGTGAATGAAACGATAGCTACCTATGGTGATTATCTCTACATCCACAGCAAACGACTGGGAAATTTTGAAGAAGAACACCAAAGTGCAAGCATCATAGATGTATATGATCTTGTAAACAACCATTATCTCCACAGTTTTTACCTCTATCATAAACATAAACAACAACTTAGGGATTTTAAAATATACCAAAACTCTGTTTTTGCTGTAATTGATAATGAAATTTATCGCTATCAATTGAAAAAATAA